The genomic interval GCAGCGCGTTGTTGAGCTCCTGGCCGGCGAGCGTGAAGTTGCCGACGTCGCGCGCCATGCGCGCAAGCCAGATGTGCGGCAGGGGCGCCTTCGGGTCGTCACGCGACGCTTTCGTGAACGCCGACACCGCGACTTCGCGCTGACCGGCGCGATATGCCGTGATGCCCTGATCCATATCCGAATTGCCGCGCGGCGCGAAGCTGAAGTACGCGGCGATCCCAATGACGATCACGCCGAGAACGACGGCGGGAACGAGCCAGCGCGGAAACCGCCGGCTGGTCGACGTGCTCACGACGACCGGTTCGGTCGGTGCAACCGCAGCTGCGGCAGCCGCAGCTGCGGCTGCCGCAGCTGCGGCTGCCGCCGGTGCGGCGGCGTAGCCGGAGCCGATCGGCGCGCTACGCTCGGGCTCGATGTCGCCCATCAACGCCGCGTCGAGCTTGAGGTACGCATTTCGCGCCGAGTTGACGTCGCTCTCCGTCGCGCGATACGCGGTGTCCTGCAATCGCGTGTGCACCGCCTCGAACTCGGCGAGCGAGTTCGCCTGATCGAAGTTGAGCATTTGACGCTGTCGTGCTTCGCGAATCAATGCCTGGCCCGTAAGCGCGCTCGCCGCGCTTGCTCCCACGAGCGAACGAAGCGCGGCTTCCACCGCGCTCCACGTCTCGATCAAATCGGCTGCGAGATCTTCAGTCCCGCGCGTCGCGTCCAGGCGGGCGACGGCGGGGCGCGCCGCATCGAGTGCGGCGCGTGCGCTTCGCTGCGTGGGAGTGGTGCCTGGGCTCACCGAACGATCTGGATGAGCCCGGCCTTCGCGCTGCCGCGGAGAAAGCTCTCCGCGTCGTGTGTCGGGATGCGAACTCCCGTCTGGCGGAAGCCGTGTTGCGACACTCCGCTCATGTATTCCTGCACCGAATGCGCAGGATTGCCCTTCTCGTCACGCATACGACGCACGATGTCCTCCCAGGACCCATGGAACGGGGTCCCGTCTGACGCGATGATCTGGTGCTCCGGCACAGCGAGGGCACTTCCCTCCCCCGTTTCGTCCTGCTTGTGCTCCGCGAGAGAGCTCAGCAAGCTGCCGAAGAGCTCGAGCTGGCCTCGAGCTTCAGCCGCCGGTGCAGTATCCGCGCCTGAGCGCGGTTCCAGCTCCATCAACATCGTATCGACGTCGTCCAGATCACCGGCGAGCTCCGCGAGACGCTCGTCCCACGGCTTGATCTCGGGATCGCTCTCCTCGAGGCGATAGAGCGAGCGCTTGAGCTCGATCAACCGCCAGATGCCCAACTCGTCCCAATGATCCTCGGGATTCGTGCGCTCGAAATGATAGAGCGCCGCCTCGTACTCACCCTGATCGTACAGGATGTTGGCGAGGTAGATCCGCGCTTCCGCATGATCGCTATCCAGCTGCAGCGAGCGGCGGAGCGAGCCAATGGCCGCGTCGTCGTCGCCCAGCCGATGCTGCGCGTAACCAACACACGCAATCGCCTCCGCCGAGTCGGGCACTTGCTGCGACGCGGTCTCGAAGAACTCCTTCGCGGTCTCGAAGAAGCCCTGATTCTCTCGAAGTGACCCCTCGCGGAAGAGCGACCGTCCGATCTGCAGCATGAGATCGACGTCATCCGCGTAACCAAGCTCGAGCGTCCGACGGAAACACCGCTGGGCGGCGACATCCTGACCGAGCTTCAGCAGGGTTTCGCCGAGACCGGCAAGCCCATCTTCATGTTCGGGTTCAAGGACGAGCGCCTGCTCGAAGGAGTGGCGGGCCCAAGCGTATTCCTCGCGCGCGAGCTGGGCGTATCCGACCCCTACATGCAGCTCCACCGAATTCGGATAGAGCGTGAGTCCTTCACGAAGTACGGTGAGCGCCTCGTCATACTGCCCTTCGTTATAGAGCTGATGCGCGCGTTCGTCGTACTCCTCAGAACTCAGGAACGGGGTGGCCATCGTCAGCAAGCCTCCAGCTCATGAGGGTACTGCTATAGTACCATCAGGGAGCCGCGAAGTTCAATGGCAAATCAAAGCAAAGCGCGAAGTGTGGAGCGGAGAGCGCTTGGACCGATGAAGGGAGGAACACCGTTGCGGTGCACGCTCCACACTTCAGCTGCTTCAGGCCCAATTATCGAGACTCTCTGAACCCCTCACGCTGACTCGGCACACATCGTTGCAATGCGTCCGGCGAGCGACGCATTCTGTTCGAGGAGGGCCAGATTGGCGTCGAGCGAAGTGCCTTTCGTCAAACGAGTTACGGCACTCAGTAGATAGGGGGTTACTTTCGCGCCCACGACGCCCTCACGCCGCGCTAAAGTTTGCGCCTCAGCGACCGCATTCTCCACGGCCCGCGCATCGAGCGCGTACGCCGCCGGCGGCGGCTGAACGACCAACAACGCCTGCGTTCTGCCAAGCGCACGATGGGCTCGCCAAATTTTCACGATGCGCTCCGCGTCGTCGGCGCGCGTGTCGAGCGGAATGCCTGTTTGCGCCGTGAAAAACCCCGGCAGCTCGCTCGTGCGATAGCCGACGACCGGCACGCCGTGGCTCTCCAGTCGTTCCCACGTTGCGCCGAGATCGAGAATGGATTTCGCGCCCGCGCACACGACGATCATCGGTGTTCGCGAGAGCTCCGCGAGATCGGCCGACTCATCGTACGGCGAGTCGCGATGCACACCACCGATTCCGCCGGTGGCAAACACTTCGATTCCAGCCTGACTCGCCAGCGACAACGTTGCAGCCACCGTCGTCGCACCGTCGTCGCCGTTCGCGATCGCGGGGGCCAAATCGCGCGCAGACACTTTGCGAACACCATCACGCCCGAGAAAGCGCTCCAGCTGCGGCGGAGTCAAACCGATCGTGGGCGTGCCGTTCACGACCGCGGTGATAGCCGCGACGGCACCACCCCCCTCCACGGCGCGCACCATTTGCTCGGCAGCAGCGCGGTTCTGCGGAATCGGCAGCCCCTGGGCGAGCACCGAGCTCTCGAGCGCGACGACCGGCCGTCCGTGCGCGAGCGCGTCGGCGATCGCCGGCAGGACGCGAATGAGTTCGTTCATGCGGGGAAAGTACTGCGCCCCCTCGCTCGGCGGCTCAGCTCTGAGGCTGCGACCGATGCAAAGGTTTGGCGGTGAGAATCAATCGCTCGGGCGCCGGGCCGAAGTATCGAATCGGCCAGCACGTCGTGAGCGTCAGCGTCGCGTCCGGCGTGCGAAACAGCGCGGGATCGTTCTTGTCGATCACGCGTCTCGCGACGATCCGCCAGGTCGTCACGCGCGAATCGGACTCCGTGACCACGGTGTCGCCAATGGCGAGCGCATCGAGATGATTGAAGTGTCGATCGCGATGCGCCGAAATCACGGCGTTGCCGGGCTCGCCGGGGTATGCGCTGCCGGGCAGGTGGCCTGGTCCGGCGTTCAACTCGTCGTCGCTCACACCTTCGAGCACGATCGCATCGAGCCCGATGCGCGGAATGATGATGTGCGCCATGGGCGCGCCCGCGACGAGCATTTCGCGCGGGCCGCGATTCAACGCAGCCGAACGCGCCGACGCCACCGCGCTGTGCGCCTGCGACTCATCCCAGGCGGTGCGCGCCTGGTCGGCCCGATACGCTCCGAACGCGTAGCGTCCACCGGTGGCCGAGAGAATCAGGCCGCCGGAGACGCAGAGCGCGAGGCCCAGCTGTCTACGCACGATCGCGCGCCGGCGTGCCGCCGCGCAGCAGGATCGTGCCGAGCAGAAGTGCGCCGGTGCCGATGAGCGCGAAGAGCGGCAGATCGCTCGCTGTTGCCGGCGCGCGCGTGCCGTTGCGGAACGTCGTCGTTTCGGCGGCGGCGGACGTCGTCGCGGCGCCGTTGGAGAGCGAATCGGCGGCGGTAACCGGCGCCGGCGTGACGCCCGCGGCCGAGTCGACCCACGTGCGCATGTTGGCGATCTGCGCGTGTGAGATGCTGTCGGACTGCATCTGCTGCTGGACGGCGACCGCGGCTTTGACCGAGTCGGCGGCCTTGTTCTTCGGCGGAATGAACGTCGTGAATTGCGCGCTGGCGATTCCGGGGATTCCGACGAACGCGGCGGCGACGAGGATGCGGCGAAGTGACTTCAGTGACATCAGTTACCCTCCTGTGGTCGAGAAGGGCATACTGTGGGCCATTGGACGACGGGCGTATGGGCGTATGGGCGTATGGGCGTATGGGCGTCGGGGCGTCGGGGCGTCGGGGCGGCGGCTTACGGCTTTTTGGGCCAGGCGGATACTATCGCGGCGCCGAGCTTTCCGAGCGTCAGGTGCGCCTCGTTGTCCGGCAAGTAGCGCGTGTCCGCATTCTGCTTCGTGAGGCCGCACGCGACGACGCGCGATTGCAGGCGGAACAGGGCGCATTCGGTGCGGACCGAATCAGTCGAGCCCGTCTTGTGCGGCGCGCTCACACCCTCGACGTACCGCTGCATCTGTTCGCCGTCGGCGTTATTGGCGAGCAGATCGAGCATCGCCGAATCCGCGGCCGGACTGACCGCGCGTCCCTGCGCGAGCAATTCAAAGAGGTGCGCCATCTCGTTCGGCGTCGTGACGCCGAGGCCGTACTTCACCGAGCTGTCCATCGCGACGCTGGTGAATCGCTGGAACGTCTTGGAATGCACCTTCGTGTGCGGAAGGCCAAGCGATTCCATCTTCGTCCAGACGCGGCGAATGGCGACCTTGTCGAGAATGAGATTCGTTGCCGTGTTGTCGCTCAAGACGATCATCAGCGCGGCGGCGTCGTGCACGCTCAGACTCATGCCCGAATGCATGAACTGCAACACGCCGCTTCCGGGCACTTGATCGATCTTCAGGACCGTGATCGGATCGTCGAGCGACAGCTCGTGCTTCTCGGCGAGATCGTACAGCGTGACGAGAATTGGAACCTTGATCAGACTCGCGGTGGGAAACGTTTCATCGCCGCGGAGCGACAGGCGTTCGCCGGTATCGAGGTTGAGCACCGAGTAGCCAAGCACGCCATGGTGTGCGCTGGCGATGCCGTCGAGCGTGCGATGCAACGCGGCGGTGTCGGCATGGGTGAATTGGGCTGAGACGGTGGATGAGAAGACGGCAAGTAACGCGGCTGTCATCCCGAGCGAGCGAAGCGGGTCGAGGGATGACGACCGGGTTCGCGTTTCGGGCCCTTTGACATTCATCACGTCACCACCGCCCGCTTGTCCTCGTACTTCTTCCACGTCTCCTCCTTCAAGATCTCATCGATCATCTCCACCGCGCGCTCCAGCTCATCATCGCTCGTGTAGAAGTGCGGCGCCACACGAATGCCCGCGCCAGGCCGATAGTCGACGATGACGTCGCTTGCCAGCAGCGCCTGCGCGACGCCGTACGCGTGCGGTACGTCGAACGCCACGGTGCCGCCGCGCCGCGCGGGATCGCGCGGCGCGGTCACGCGATAGCCGCGCGCATCCGCGAGCTCGATGAGGCGCGACGTCTGCCGCACACTCTTCTCGCGCACGCGCTCGATCCCTGCCCGCCGCACGATGCGCGGCCCTTCGATCGCGGCGAACAATGCCGGAATGGGCGGCGTGCCATTGAGCCAACGCCACGCGTGATCGGCATACTGCATCTCGGCATCGAACGCGAACGGCTTCGCGTGCGCCTGCCATCCGGTGAACGCCGGCGACAACCCACTCGTCGTCTCTGGCGATGCGTAGAGGAACGCGCCGCCTGGTCCGCCGCACAACCATTTCAGCACGCCGCCGCTCAGGAAATCGGCGCCGATCGCCTTGACGTCGACCGGAATCACGCCGACGGAATGAAACGCGTCGAGCGACACGAGCGCGCCAACGTCATGCGCGCGGCGGCAGATCGCCGCGGCGTCCATGATGAAGGCCGAGCGAAACAGCACGTGCGAGATCGCGACGAGGCGCGTGCGTTCATCGATCGCGTCGATGACCCGCTGCGTGTCGATGCCGACGCCGTCGTCGCTCGGGACGACCACGATGCGCGCACCGAGCCGTCGTGCCAAGCCATCGTAGACGTAGCGCACCGACGGGAAATCGAGCTCGGTCATCACGATCGTGTCGCGGCCATTGCCGTAGTCGAGCGACGACAGCACCGACGCCTGCGCGATGGTGACGTTGGGAATCATCGCCACTTCGCCGTTGCCGGCGCCGATCAGCGGCGCGATCTCGTCGCCCACCGACACGGGCATTTCCCACCAGCCTTTCGCCCACGCGCGCACACCCAGCTCGGCCCATTGATCCACGTACTCGGCGAGTCGCTCGGGAACTGCACGCGGCATGGCGCCGAGCGAGTTCGAGACGAGATACGTCGTACGTTCGAGAATTGGAAACTCGGCGCGAAACTGCAGCAGCGGATCGGTCACGCGGCGCCCTCGGCGTGTACCGCGCGGCGGTTCGCCATGCTCGCGGCGAACAACACCACCGCGACGCCGACGATGACGAGCAGCGCTTTCCATTCGTCGGCCGAGAGCGTGGAGAGAATCCACGCGATGACGATGAAGGCGAGCACCGGTATGATGGCCGAAAAGGGAACGCGGAACGGCACGCCGTCCGAGTGTACATCCATGCGACGCAGCTTCAACACCGCGATGCAGCAGGCCGCGTAGACGAGGAGAATCGATCCGTTGGCGATGATCGCGAGACGCTCGAAGCTGCCGCTGACCGCGAGGATGATGACGATCACGGTCTGCAACATGATCGCAATGTGCGGCGTGTGAAAGCGCGCATGCACGGCGCCGATCGGCGCGGGGAGAAATCCATCGCGCGCGAATGCGTAAAGCGTGCGCGGGACCGCGAGCGTCATCCCGCTGATGTAGCCGAACATCGACACCGCCATGCCGACGAGTATGAGCGTGCGTCCCCAGGCGCCGAACGCGACCGCCGCGGCTTCGGCGAGCGGTGTCTTTTGTCCAACGAGCGCGGGGCCAAGAATGCCCTGCGTGACGATCTGGACGACGAGATAAAAAATTGTCACCGCCGCCATGGCGATGAAGATCGCGCGCGGTACCGTGCGCGCGGGATCATGCACTTCGCCGCCCGGCACGAGCGCGGTCTCGACACCGAGGAAGGCGAAGATCAGCACCGCCGAGGCGCGGGCGACGCTGCCTGCGGCCGGAGCGCTCGCGACGACGAGATTCTCGTGCTTCACGGCGCCGATGCCGGCGACGATCAACAGCAGCAGCGGCAGCAGCTTCGCGACCGTCATGGTTGCATTGAAGCGATTCGCGCCGCGCACGCCGGCGACGTTGAGCGCCGCGAGCGCGACGAGAATGATCGTGATGGCGATTCCGCGCACATTCGCGAGCGACGGAATGAGCGCCACCAGCGCGTCGGCGAAGAAGGACGACACCGCGGCCGTCGCCGCCGTGATGCCGGCCCACATCAGCACGCCGGTGACGAAGCCGATGAGCGGTCCGAACGCGACTTCGACATAGGCATACACGCCGCCGGTGAGTGAGACGCGGCTACCCGCCTCGGCGAAGCACAGCACGATGAGGCCCATGGCGACGGCGCAGACGACATAGGCGATCGGAGCCGCGGCGCCGAGCGCGCCGGCGGCGGCGGCCGGCAAGCGGAAGATGCCTCCGCCGATGGTGATGTTGACGATGCTGGCTGCCAATCCCCACACGCCGACGGCGCGGAGCAGCGAGGCTTCGTTGTTTTGTCGGGGCACGCGGTAAGAGTAGAGGCGGCCCCGTGTGTCCGCCACCGTTGAACCATTGACCGAGGGCTGTTGGGGGTGGGTAACGTACTGGCGCGGTTCTTCCGCAGTCACCGGCAACTCGCACGAGGAGAAATACCATGCGTCGCTCGATTCATCTCGCGGTGGTGTGCCTGATCGCCGCCGCCGTCACGCCGTTACGCGCGCAATCCGGCGCGTTCACTCTCATGTCCGATACGTCGTCCGCGCGCGCTGATTCCGTGAACGTGGCACTGGCGCCGCGGGTGCCACAGGTTGTGACGCCGCGCACAGCTGAGGATCGCGTCGCGGGAGGGTCGCTCACCGGAATGCGCGCGGGCGTGCATCGGCAGGAAACCGTGCGGCCGCTCATCCCGAACGCGGCGGCGACCAATCCGCACCTCGGCCAATCGCGTGCGATGATGGTGGTTGGCGCGGCGGCGCTGATCGCGGGCGCGATCATCGGCGGCGATCCCGGCACGATCATCATGGTCGGGGGAGCGGTGATCGGGCTATACGGGTTGTATCAGTATCTGCAATGAGGGGCGTCGGGGCGTCGGGGCGTCGGGGCGTCGGGGCGTCGGGGCGTCGGGGCGTATGAACGACGTTTTAGATGGCTCGTGACGGTTGCTTCCTCACGAGTGTAAATGTCTGTAGTAGGTCATCATACGCCCATACGCCCATACGCCCATACGCCCATACGCCCATTCGCCCATTCGCCCATTCGCCCATTCGCCCAGCCTATGACCCGTACTTCGTCCTCTCACAAACCGCGTCGCGTCGCCCTCGTCCTTGGCGGGGGCGGCATGAAGGGCTTCGCGCACATTGGCGTCATGCATGCGATGGAAGAGCGCGGGATCGTTCCGTCGCTCTACGCCGGCACGAGCATCGGTGCGATGCTCGCCGCGGCGCGCGTGGGCGGCATGCCGATCGACGAGCTGAACAAGCGCGCTGCATCGCTTCGGCGGCGCGATCTCTTTCGGTTGAATCATTTCGGCATGCTGCTCGAGCGCATGCGCTCTCCGTCGATCTACCTCGAGGACCCGCTGCGCGACTTGACGCGTGCGGTCGTACCGGCGGGCACGTTCAATGATCTGCCACAGCCGCTGCTGGTGAACACGGTGGATCTCGAGCGCGGCGCGCCGATCATCTGGGGCGCGCCCGGGCTGCGCGATGTGAACGTGCAGGACGCGGTGTACGCGTCGTGCGCGCTGCCAGGCTACTTCCCGCCCGGCTACGTCGGCGAGCGGCTGTGCGTGGACGGCGGCGTCGTGGATAATCTGCCGGTGGGTATGGCCGCGCTGAATGCGGATTTGATCATCGCGGTGGACGTGGGCAGCACCGACTTGCGTCCGATTCACGACGGCCTCTCGCTCGGCTTCGCGAACATCTACATGCGCGCGGCGACGACGATGATGCACGCGCTGCAGCAGTTTCCGCTCACGCACTGGAACGGTCCGCCGATGGTGCTCATTCGTCCGCGCTGCGGCGAGGACTGGTTGAGCTTCACGAACATCGCCGCGACGATCGAAGAAGGACATCGCGCGGCGCTCAAGGCGTTCGAGGACATCGACGCGTTCTACGATCAGCCGGGCGGTGTGTATCCGCGACGGCGGTTCGAGCTCGAGGTGGATCGCGAGAAGTGTGTCGGCTGCGGACTCTGCGTATCGCTCGCGCCGAACCTCATGGGATTGGACGCGCAGGGGAAGGCGTATCCGCGCACGAAGACGGTCGATTGGTCTCCGGCCGACGGCGACTTCGTGGCGTACTGTCCGACGAACGCGATCATCGCGAGGAAGACGGAGCGAATCGTGCCGCTCAAGGCGGGCGAGCGCGGGGCGGCGTAACAGCGCTCCGCCGCGAAAGGGGTCCTTCGCTGCGCCGCGCTTCGCTCAGGATGACGCTTAGTCCCCGAGCCGCTTGATCTCCAGCACGTCCGAGATCTTCGCGCCGTCCCAGATGTAGCGGAGATGCTTCTGCTCCTTGCAGTGCGACAGCACGCGCGGACGGAACACCGCCACGCATCGCCCGCTGTCCTGGCGAACGGAGTCGTACACGATCCCGTTCGAGCCGCCCGCGCGCAACGCGCCGCCGACGAGCTGCGACGACGTGTAGTCGTCGAGACGGTAGACCTCGGGTAATACCCGCTTCATACCGCGCAGGTCGTGCAGCGACGCCTTCACCGTCATCGTGAGCACGCGCATGTCGAGCTCGCAGCGCGCCTGTTTCGTCGCGCGCATGAACCGCTCGCGATGATACCGCGTCTCGGCGATCGCCGTCGATTCGCGCTGCGCCGCGTAGAACACGCCGTAGGTGCCGCTGCTGAAGCGGCTGCCTTCCGGTGAGAGATGCGTGAACGCCGCCATGATGTAGCCCGCGCCCGGGCCGACGACGCGCTCGTCGCGCGGCACGAGCGAAAGATCACCGGCGGCATCGCGCAGGCGCGGATTGAACGCCGACTCGATGGCGAGCACCGCGTCGAGATCGGCGGGCCTGGCGACGCGCTCGAACAGCGAGATCGGCGGAAAGATGCTCGGGATGATCCGCACCGCGTTGCGCCAGTGCACTCGACGCACCGGGATGGGCCGGTCGGGCGACGGGGTGAGCGGAACGATACCCACGCCAGTCGGCGTCGCAACGTCAGGCAAAGTCGCCGCCCCGCTCGCCGTCGAGGTAGGCGCGGACGAGAAACAATCCGGCGACGCCGCTCAGCATGAGATCGAGCGCGCGGCGTCCCTCGAACAGCGGCGCGTCGTTCGGCCGATGAATCCACACGGCCGCGGCCGCGTCGGGCAGCAGTATTCGCAAACTCTTATAAATGCCGAACACGTGGGACAACCGCTCCAGCGTGTCGGGCGGCAGGGCGCCGGGCGCCGATTTCTTCCAGCGGAAGAACGTCGTGCGCGAGGTGAGGCCCAGGAGCGCCATCTGTTGCGGGGCGTCGAGGCCCCATTCGTCGCAGATGCGATAGAAGGTGGAGAGCCCGGCCCGGGCCACGGCCGCGGGGTCGAGCGAGCCCAGCTCGGGAGCGAGTGCGGTATTGGGTGCGCGAATGACCATGTCGCCTGCCGTCGTCGGTAGCGGCAAGATAGTACCATTTGGTACTAAAACACAAGTATTGGTCTAAACGGTATGGCCCGCGAAGGTCAGTGGCGCGTCCAGACGACGATGACCGCGCACTGGTTGCGGCGCTCGAATTCGCGCGGCGCTTCGGCCGGCGTGTAGATCTCCATCGACTTGATGTCCTCGAGGTCCACGAGATGATTCAGCTCGTCGATGTCCTCGAGCACCGGCAGGCCCATACCGTTCAGGTACAGCACCGGCAAGCACGGCTCGCCGCGAATGCGCACGCCCAGCTTGCCGTTCGCCATGCGTACCATGGGCGTCCGCGCCGAGTGTTCGAGAATCTCGGTCACGCTTCTGATCGACATCGCCGTCAGGTCGCTCGCCGTAAAGAAGCTGCCGATTCCGGCCGAGCGCCGTGCCTCGAAGCCATTGTCCATGTCGCGAATGCGCTTGCCGTTGATCTTCACCGTATCGAGCACCGACATGATCGTCGGCAGCGTGATCTCGACCCACTGCACGCTGTCGGGAATGACGTTGACGGGCCGTTCGTCGGGGAAGAACCCGATCGCGCGCGTGACGAGCGTTTGCGTGCCGGCGCGCCCGGCGACCACTGTGAACACCCCGTTGTCGTCGGCGGCGAGGTCGTCGCCACCGTCGATCGACACGTGCGCGTGCGGAATGGGACCGCCGTTGCTGCCGACGACGTTGCCGCGAATGGCGACGCGCACCGGGCCGCCGATGAACAGATCGTGCTGCGCGACGCCGTTGGGGGGCACACGTACCGCGACGGCCCCCGTGCGGTCGTCGCGCCGCGCCGCCAGCAGCGTGACTTCGACGTTGGGCGGGACGCCGCACAGCACGAACCAGCCTTCGTCAGTCGTATGAGCGGCGGTGCTCACCGGGCGCGCCGTGACTCCGCGTCCCCGCGTGAAGTCGATCTCCGACCAGCGCGCGCTGACGTCGGCGTCGGGAGCGACGGTGTGCGACGTCGCATCGAACACGCGGCCAACCATGACGCCGGCTGAATCCGTGATGGCCTTGGCACCGCACTCGATCGTTCGCAGGTGCTCCGCGGACGGAATCGACAGCGGCAGCCACGCCCCGCCGCGCGTGACGTCGACCATCGTCGCGTTCGCGCGCAGGCCGAGCGAGTCGAGCGCGTGATGATAGAAGGTCGCCAGATAGCGGCCGGGCGGCAGATTCTCCGCGGCATACTCGCCACGTTCGTTGGTCTGGAGCGAGACTGGCCGAGCCT from Gemmatimonadaceae bacterium carries:
- a CDS encoding carboxypeptidase-like regulatory domain-containing protein, with amino-acid sequence MNESFARCWRRSWRNGSLLASAAVSGCIAAHVVSTPVISRGVAGIVYDSLAHTALKGATVQFVDAEHPQARPVSLQTNERGEYAAENLPPGRYLATFYHHALDSLGLRANATMVDVTRGGAWLPLSIPSAEHLRTIECGAKAITDSAGVMVGRVFDATSHTVAPDADVSARWSEIDFTRGRGVTARPVSTAAHTTDEGWFVLCGVPPNVEVTLLAARRDDRTGAVAVRVPPNGVAQHDLFIGGPVRVAIRGNVVGSNGGPIPHAHVSIDGGDDLAADDNGVFTVVAGRAGTQTLVTRAIGFFPDERPVNVIPDSVQWVEITLPTIMSVLDTVKINGKRIRDMDNGFEARRSAGIGSFFTASDLTAMSIRSVTEILEHSARTPMVRMANGKLGVRIRGEPCLPVLYLNGMGLPVLEDIDELNHLVDLEDIKSMEIYTPAEAPREFERRNQCAVIVVWTRH